In the genome of Quercus robur chromosome 3, dhQueRobu3.1, whole genome shotgun sequence, one region contains:
- the LOC126716982 gene encoding putative disease resistance protein RGA1 isoform X29, whose translation MAEAILYGVAQTIIENLGSMVFAEIGSMWGVEDEFEKLKDTVSAVQAVLLDAEEQQVKNYQVKHWLVRLRDAVYDADDLLTEFYTEDMRLRVIGDDEMTKTVRTYQSNPITAFFTSSSQLPFCHDMAKKITAMRERFDAIANDMNKFQFVVHPSETRVVTRERGQTCSFVCEEEVIGREEDKKAIIDLLLDYDVQENVSFISIVGIGGLGKTTLAQYVFNDEKVKNYFDLRMWVSVSDVFDVKTIAEKIIRCADVSKHENLDMEQVQNKLRETLNQKKYLLVLDDVWNEDEEKWCNLKRLLIRGSKGSKVVITTRTKLVAAITSTILPSYHLKGLSENQSWSLFKQMAFRKVQEMINPNLEAIGRDIVQKCCGVPLAIKAIGRILFFKKTEDEWLYIKNKELTNVTQEENNSGILPILKLSYDHLPSHLKCCFAYCSLFPKDHEISKFSLINLWIAQGFIQLSNEKLHMEDVANDYCMDLLWRSFFQEAREDSFGNVISFKMHDLIHDLAQSISRVECTYIDSNIENVKKNVRHLSIASHNVLKKDLSSLFKAKKIRTLILITGEKESSCQKPPLEILFSSLRCLRALSLRGSDIIYVPNSIEELTYLKYLDLSRNKIRVLPISITRLLNLQTLNLSYCGKLKELPGNVQNLFNLRNLELEGCDSLTYMPPGLGQLTSLQVLPLFIVNEGLTCGGLPELNKLNNLRGELRIEIKVRVEDATSKAKAANLKDKQHLRKLVLIWDEELGNDVAGVCEDENLMEGLQPHRNLKKLKVEGYQGVRFPSWLRSLTGLVMLKISNSMCQYLSPMYQLPNLRDLSLEHMDGLEYISDREITEGISASSTFFPSLESLKLQNCPNLKGWWRRATVGVATSSQQYQQHVSFPRLLQLEIRGCKNLTCMPLFPNLEKPLRLTECSCNPLQQTMNMKAISLVPSASNSSPPLSKLKILSLSGIEDIEFLPEQWLQNLASLEELRIEKCDRLKSLSLSLFMQHLTSLKTLFISECKEVDLFCDEDTQSVGVSPQITDLEIFDLPRLVSLPEGIGNLTALQNLQISNLPCLVSLPEGIGNLTALQNLEISDLPCLISLPEGIRSLTSLKRFHVRSCANLTSLPSGMHRLSSLETLIISKCPHLKERYQKGIGEIAHVPYFQYYDD comes from the exons ATGGCCGAAGCAATCCTGTATGGCGTTGCGCAGACGATCATTGAAAATTTGGGCTCTATGGTTTTCGCAGAGATTGGATCCATGTGGGGTGTCGAAGATGAGTTCGAAAAATTGAAGGATACTGTTTCCGCTGTTCAAGCTGTACTTCTGGATGCTGAGGAGCAGCAGGTCAAGAACTATCAAGTCAAGCACTGGCTCGTGAGGCTCAGGGACGCAGTCTATGATGCGGATGACTTGCTGACCGAATTCTACACTGAAGATATGCGTCTAAGGGTGATAGGGGATGATGAAATGACAAAGACGGTACGTACTTATCAGTCTAATCCTATTACTGCTTTCTTTACAAGTTCAAGCCAACTTCCTTTTTGTCATGATATGGCTAAAAAAATAACAGCGATGAGGGAGAGATTTGATGCAATAGCAAATGATATGAATAAGTTTCAGTTTGTAGTACATCCATCAGAAACAAGGGTCGTGACTAGGGAAAGGGGTCAAACTTGCTCATTTGTATGTGAAGAAGAAGTTATAGGGAGAGAAGAGGATAAGAAGGCCATTATAGATCTATTATTGGACTATGATGTGCAAGAGAATGTTTCGTTTATATCCATAGTGGGGATTGGGGGGCTGGGGAAGACCACACTTGCTCAATATGTATTCAACGATGAGAAAGTGAAGAATTATTTTGACTTGCGCATGTGGGTGTCTGTCTCTGATGTCTTTGATGTAAAAACAATTGCTGAAAAGATAATTAGATGTGCAGATGTTTCGAAACATGAAAACCTTGACATGGAGCAAGTACAAAATAAACTTCGTGAAACACTCAACCAAAAGAAGTATTTACTTGTGTTGGATGATGTGTGGAACGAGGATGAGGAAAAGTGGTGTAATTTGAAAAGACTTTTGATACGTGGCTCAAAGGGAAGTAAGGTGGTGATAACAACACGGACTAAATTGGTTGCAGCGATTACTAGCACAATCTTACCGTCGTATCATCTAAAAGGCCTCTCGGAAAACCAATCTTGGTCTCTATTTAAGCAAATGGCATTTAGAAAAGTGCAAGAGATGATTAATCCTAATCTTGAAGCAATTGGAAGGGATATTGtacaaaaatgttgtggagTGCCTCTTGCTATTAAGGCAATAGGCAGAATATTATTCTTCAAAAAGACAGAGGATGAATGGTTATATATCAAGAATAAAGAACTTACAAATGTAActcaagaagaaaataatagtgGTATTTTACCGATTCTAAAATTGAGTTATGATCATCTCCCATCACATTTAAAGTGTTGTTTCGCTTATTGTTCATTATTTCCTAAAGATCATGAGATTTCAAAGTTTTCATTGATAAATCTATGGATAGCACAAGGATTTATCCAATTATCAAACGAAAAGCTACATATGGAGGATGTTGCTAATGATTACTGTATGGATCTACTTTGGAGGTCCTTCTTCCAAGAAGCTAGAGAAGATAGTTTTGGGAATGTAATTAGTTTTAAAATGCATGATTTAATCCATGATCTTGCACAATCAATCTCAAGAGTTGAGTGCACATATATTGATTCAAATATAGAAAATGTCAAAAAGAATGTTCGTCACCTATCAATTGCATCTCACAATGTGCTTAAGAAGGATTTAAGCTCATTATTCAAAGCAAAGAAGATACGCACGTTGATTTTAATAACTGGTGAGAAAGAATCAAGTTGTCAAAAACCACCTCTTGAAATACTTTTTTCTAGTTTAAGATGCTTGCGTGCATTAAGCCTACGTGGCTCAGATATTATTTACGTGCCAAATTCCATAGAAGAGTTGACATATTTAAAGTATCTTGATCTTTCTAGGAATAAAATTAGAGTTCTCCCTATTTCTATTACTAGATTGTTGAATTTGCAAACATTAAACCTTAGTTATTGTGGTAAGCTTAAAGAACTACCGGGAAACGTTCAAAATTTGTTCAACCTCCGGAATCTTGAGTTAGAAGGTTGTGACAGTTTGACTTACATGCCACCTGGATTAGGACAGTTGACTTCTCTTCAAGTATTACCGTTGTTTATTGTAAACGAGGGACTTACTTGCGGTGGTCTTCCGGAATTGAACAAGCTAAATAACTTGAGAGGAGAACTAAGAATAGAAATTAAGGTACGGGTGGAAGATGCCACCTCTAAAGCCAAGGCTGCGAATTTGAAGGACAAGCAGCATCTTAGAAAATTGGTATTAATATGGGATGAGGAGCTGGGTAACGATGTCGCAGGTGTTTGTGAAGATGAAAATTTAATGGAAGGTCTCCAGCCACACCGGAATTTAAAAAAGTTGAAGGTGGAAGGGTACCAGGGTGTGAGATTTCCGAGTTGGCTTCGTTCTCTGACTGGTCTTGTGAtgttaaaaatatcaaattcgATGTGCCAATATCTATCGCCAATGTATCAACTCCCAAATCTCCGAGATCTATCTCTAGAACATATGGATGGCCTGGAATACATATCAGACCGGGAAATCACTGAAGGGATCTCTGCTTCATCAACATTTTTCCCATCCCTAGAGTCACTCAAATTGCAGAATTGCCCTAATCTAAAGGGATGGTGGAGGAGGGCTACAGTGGGTGTGGCAACATCAAGTCAACAATACCAGCAGCATGTATCTTTTCCTCGTCTTTTACAGTTGGAAATTAGGGGTTGCAAAAACCTGACTTGCATGCCGTTGTTTCCAAATCTTGAAAAACCGCTACGACTGACAGAATGCAGTTGCAATCCATTGCAACAAACAATGAATATGAAAGCAATCTCTTTGGTTCCCTCTGCTTCGAACTCCTCCCCTCCTCTCTCCAAATTAAAGATTCTATCTTTGTCTGGGATTGAGGACATAGAGTTTCTGCCAGAGCAGTGGTTGCAAAACCTGGCTTCTCTCGAGGAGCTACGGATAGAGAAATGCGATAGACTAAAATCTCTATCTCTGTCTCTATTTATGCAACATCTCACCTCCCTCAAGACGCTGTTTATTAGCGAGTGCAAGGAGGTTGATCTATTCTGTGATGAAGACACACAATCTGTTGGTGTCAGTCCTCAAATTACG GATCTTGAAATTTTCGATTTGCCCCGTCTGGTATCACTCCCCGAAGGGATTGGCAAC CTTACTGCACTTCAGAATCTTCAAATTTCCAATTTGCCCTGTCTGGTATCACTCCCCGAAGGGATTGGCAAC CTTACTGCACTTCAGAATCTTGAAATTTCCGATTTGCCCTGTCTGATATCACTCCCCGAAGGGATTAGAAGTCTCACATCACTCAAAAGATTTCACGTCCGTTCATGCGCCAATCTGACATCGCTTCCATCAGGAATGCATCGGCTCTCCTCTTTAGAAACCCTGATAATCAGTAAGTGTCCCCACTTGAAAGAAAGATACCAGAAGGGAATTGGCGAGATTGCTCATGTCCCATATTTTCAATATTATGATGATTAA
- the LOC126716982 gene encoding putative disease resistance protein RGA1 isoform X24 translates to MAEAILYGVAQTIIENLGSMVFAEIGSMWGVEDEFEKLKDTVSAVQAVLLDAEEQQVKNYQVKHWLVRLRDAVYDADDLLTEFYTEDMRLRVIGDDEMTKTVRTYQSNPITAFFTSSSQLPFCHDMAKKITAMRERFDAIANDMNKFQFVVHPSETRVVTRERGQTCSFVCEEEVIGREEDKKAIIDLLLDYDVQENVSFISIVGIGGLGKTTLAQYVFNDEKVKNYFDLRMWVSVSDVFDVKTIAEKIIRCADVSKHENLDMEQVQNKLRETLNQKKYLLVLDDVWNEDEEKWCNLKRLLIRGSKGSKVVITTRTKLVAAITSTILPSYHLKGLSENQSWSLFKQMAFRKVQEMINPNLEAIGRDIVQKCCGVPLAIKAIGRILFFKKTEDEWLYIKNKELTNVTQEENNSGILPILKLSYDHLPSHLKCCFAYCSLFPKDHEISKFSLINLWIAQGFIQLSNEKLHMEDVANDYCMDLLWRSFFQEAREDSFGNVISFKMHDLIHDLAQSISRVECTYIDSNIENVKKNVRHLSIASHNVLKKDLSSLFKAKKIRTLILITGEKESSCQKPPLEILFSSLRCLRALSLRGSDIIYVPNSIEELTYLKYLDLSRNKIRVLPISITRLLNLQTLNLSYCGKLKELPGNVQNLFNLRNLELEGCDSLTYMPPGLGQLTSLQVLPLFIVNEGLTCGGLPELNKLNNLRGELRIEIKVRVEDATSKAKAANLKDKQHLRKLVLIWDEELGNDVAGVCEDENLMEGLQPHRNLKKLKVEGYQGVRFPSWLRSLTGLVMLKISNSMCQYLSPMYQLPNLRDLSLEHMDGLEYISDREITEGISASSTFFPSLESLKLQNCPNLKGWWRRATVGVATSSQQYQQHVSFPRLLQLEIRGCKNLTCMPLFPNLEKPLRLTECSCNPLQQTMNMKAISLVPSASNSSPPLSKLKILSLSGIEDIEFLPEQWLQNLASLEELRIEKCDRLKSLSLSLFMQHLTSLKTLFISECKEVDLFCDEDTQSVGVSPQITDLEIFDLPRLVSLPEGIGNLTALQNLQISNLPCLVSLPEGIGNLTALQDLEISDLPCLVSLPEGIGNLTALQNLEISDLPCLISLPEGIRSLTSLKRFHVRSCANLTSLPSGMHRLSSLETLIISKCPHLKERYQKGIGEIAHVPYFQYYDD, encoded by the exons ATGGCCGAAGCAATCCTGTATGGCGTTGCGCAGACGATCATTGAAAATTTGGGCTCTATGGTTTTCGCAGAGATTGGATCCATGTGGGGTGTCGAAGATGAGTTCGAAAAATTGAAGGATACTGTTTCCGCTGTTCAAGCTGTACTTCTGGATGCTGAGGAGCAGCAGGTCAAGAACTATCAAGTCAAGCACTGGCTCGTGAGGCTCAGGGACGCAGTCTATGATGCGGATGACTTGCTGACCGAATTCTACACTGAAGATATGCGTCTAAGGGTGATAGGGGATGATGAAATGACAAAGACGGTACGTACTTATCAGTCTAATCCTATTACTGCTTTCTTTACAAGTTCAAGCCAACTTCCTTTTTGTCATGATATGGCTAAAAAAATAACAGCGATGAGGGAGAGATTTGATGCAATAGCAAATGATATGAATAAGTTTCAGTTTGTAGTACATCCATCAGAAACAAGGGTCGTGACTAGGGAAAGGGGTCAAACTTGCTCATTTGTATGTGAAGAAGAAGTTATAGGGAGAGAAGAGGATAAGAAGGCCATTATAGATCTATTATTGGACTATGATGTGCAAGAGAATGTTTCGTTTATATCCATAGTGGGGATTGGGGGGCTGGGGAAGACCACACTTGCTCAATATGTATTCAACGATGAGAAAGTGAAGAATTATTTTGACTTGCGCATGTGGGTGTCTGTCTCTGATGTCTTTGATGTAAAAACAATTGCTGAAAAGATAATTAGATGTGCAGATGTTTCGAAACATGAAAACCTTGACATGGAGCAAGTACAAAATAAACTTCGTGAAACACTCAACCAAAAGAAGTATTTACTTGTGTTGGATGATGTGTGGAACGAGGATGAGGAAAAGTGGTGTAATTTGAAAAGACTTTTGATACGTGGCTCAAAGGGAAGTAAGGTGGTGATAACAACACGGACTAAATTGGTTGCAGCGATTACTAGCACAATCTTACCGTCGTATCATCTAAAAGGCCTCTCGGAAAACCAATCTTGGTCTCTATTTAAGCAAATGGCATTTAGAAAAGTGCAAGAGATGATTAATCCTAATCTTGAAGCAATTGGAAGGGATATTGtacaaaaatgttgtggagTGCCTCTTGCTATTAAGGCAATAGGCAGAATATTATTCTTCAAAAAGACAGAGGATGAATGGTTATATATCAAGAATAAAGAACTTACAAATGTAActcaagaagaaaataatagtgGTATTTTACCGATTCTAAAATTGAGTTATGATCATCTCCCATCACATTTAAAGTGTTGTTTCGCTTATTGTTCATTATTTCCTAAAGATCATGAGATTTCAAAGTTTTCATTGATAAATCTATGGATAGCACAAGGATTTATCCAATTATCAAACGAAAAGCTACATATGGAGGATGTTGCTAATGATTACTGTATGGATCTACTTTGGAGGTCCTTCTTCCAAGAAGCTAGAGAAGATAGTTTTGGGAATGTAATTAGTTTTAAAATGCATGATTTAATCCATGATCTTGCACAATCAATCTCAAGAGTTGAGTGCACATATATTGATTCAAATATAGAAAATGTCAAAAAGAATGTTCGTCACCTATCAATTGCATCTCACAATGTGCTTAAGAAGGATTTAAGCTCATTATTCAAAGCAAAGAAGATACGCACGTTGATTTTAATAACTGGTGAGAAAGAATCAAGTTGTCAAAAACCACCTCTTGAAATACTTTTTTCTAGTTTAAGATGCTTGCGTGCATTAAGCCTACGTGGCTCAGATATTATTTACGTGCCAAATTCCATAGAAGAGTTGACATATTTAAAGTATCTTGATCTTTCTAGGAATAAAATTAGAGTTCTCCCTATTTCTATTACTAGATTGTTGAATTTGCAAACATTAAACCTTAGTTATTGTGGTAAGCTTAAAGAACTACCGGGAAACGTTCAAAATTTGTTCAACCTCCGGAATCTTGAGTTAGAAGGTTGTGACAGTTTGACTTACATGCCACCTGGATTAGGACAGTTGACTTCTCTTCAAGTATTACCGTTGTTTATTGTAAACGAGGGACTTACTTGCGGTGGTCTTCCGGAATTGAACAAGCTAAATAACTTGAGAGGAGAACTAAGAATAGAAATTAAGGTACGGGTGGAAGATGCCACCTCTAAAGCCAAGGCTGCGAATTTGAAGGACAAGCAGCATCTTAGAAAATTGGTATTAATATGGGATGAGGAGCTGGGTAACGATGTCGCAGGTGTTTGTGAAGATGAAAATTTAATGGAAGGTCTCCAGCCACACCGGAATTTAAAAAAGTTGAAGGTGGAAGGGTACCAGGGTGTGAGATTTCCGAGTTGGCTTCGTTCTCTGACTGGTCTTGTGAtgttaaaaatatcaaattcgATGTGCCAATATCTATCGCCAATGTATCAACTCCCAAATCTCCGAGATCTATCTCTAGAACATATGGATGGCCTGGAATACATATCAGACCGGGAAATCACTGAAGGGATCTCTGCTTCATCAACATTTTTCCCATCCCTAGAGTCACTCAAATTGCAGAATTGCCCTAATCTAAAGGGATGGTGGAGGAGGGCTACAGTGGGTGTGGCAACATCAAGTCAACAATACCAGCAGCATGTATCTTTTCCTCGTCTTTTACAGTTGGAAATTAGGGGTTGCAAAAACCTGACTTGCATGCCGTTGTTTCCAAATCTTGAAAAACCGCTACGACTGACAGAATGCAGTTGCAATCCATTGCAACAAACAATGAATATGAAAGCAATCTCTTTGGTTCCCTCTGCTTCGAACTCCTCCCCTCCTCTCTCCAAATTAAAGATTCTATCTTTGTCTGGGATTGAGGACATAGAGTTTCTGCCAGAGCAGTGGTTGCAAAACCTGGCTTCTCTCGAGGAGCTACGGATAGAGAAATGCGATAGACTAAAATCTCTATCTCTGTCTCTATTTATGCAACATCTCACCTCCCTCAAGACGCTGTTTATTAGCGAGTGCAAGGAGGTTGATCTATTCTGTGATGAAGACACACAATCTGTTGGTGTCAGTCCTCAAATTACG GATCTTGAAATTTTCGATTTGCCCCGTCTGGTATCACTCCCCGAAGGGATTGGCAAC CTTACTGCACTTCAGAATCTTCAAATTTCCAATTTGCCCTGTCTGGTATCACTCCCCGAAGGGATTGGCAAC CTTACTGCACTTCAGGATCTTGAAATTTCCGATTTGCCCTGTCTGGTATCACTCCCCGAAGGGATTGGCAAC CTTACTGCACTTCAGAATCTTGAAATTTCCGATTTGCCCTGTCTGATATCACTCCCCGAAGGGATTAGAAGTCTCACATCACTCAAAAGATTTCACGTCCGTTCATGCGCCAATCTGACATCGCTTCCATCAGGAATGCATCGGCTCTCCTCTTTAGAAACCCTGATAATCAGTAAGTGTCCCCACTTGAAAGAAAGATACCAGAAGGGAATTGGCGAGATTGCTCATGTCCCATATTTTCAATATTATGATGATTAA